Proteins co-encoded in one Christiangramia fulva genomic window:
- a CDS encoding START-like domain-containing protein, translated as MEEKIKYEMEFPIQASPSLLFQYISTPSGLSEWYADNVNSRGEFFTFIWEGSEEKAKLVSKKNDERIKFKWVDDEDTPYFFEMRIQVDDITKDVSLMITDFAEEDEIDEGKMLWENMISDLKSILGSV; from the coding sequence ATGGAAGAAAAGATCAAATACGAAATGGAATTTCCTATCCAGGCTTCTCCTTCATTATTATTCCAGTATATTTCAACTCCCTCAGGTTTAAGCGAATGGTATGCCGATAATGTGAACTCACGGGGTGAGTTTTTTACTTTTATTTGGGAAGGTAGTGAAGAGAAGGCTAAACTCGTTAGCAAAAAGAACGATGAGCGCATTAAATTCAAGTGGGTAGACGATGAGGATACCCCTTATTTTTTTGAAATGCGCATTCAGGTTGACGATATTACCAAGGATGTTTCACTTATGATCACCGATTTTGCCGAAGAAGATGAAATAGATGAAGGAAAGATGCTTTGGGAAAATATGATATCAGACCTT
- a CDS encoding DUF6730 family protein has translation MAKVEELMTLMIEEINRYEQLVKKMEKLQQQKIEIDVSKLEAFLKTHEDQMEQNRKNLEKFHRKMENLMEDAKIYPKWAVIVFIISIIINCALVSYLLIF, from the coding sequence ATGGCAAAAGTAGAAGAACTAATGACACTGATGATCGAAGAGATCAACCGGTATGAACAGTTGGTAAAAAAAATGGAAAAGCTACAGCAACAAAAAATAGAAATTGATGTATCCAAATTAGAAGCATTCCTAAAAACTCATGAAGATCAAATGGAGCAAAACAGAAAAAATCTGGAAAAGTTTCATCGAAAAATGGAGAATTTAATGGAGGATGCAAAGATATATCCGAAATGGGCGGTGATAGTTTTCATAATTTCAATAATAATAAATTGTGCTCTTGTGTCATACCTTCTTATATTCTGA
- a CDS encoding relaxase/mobilization nuclease domain-containing protein, with translation MMIGKGKSISHTRASMTYGWNQEKEAQVVFKQELIGETPKEITKEFQAIQDLNENCQKNTLSFVLSPTIEDGQKLSNKQLKEICKSFVEKMNLGDRQSIAFIHKDKEHKHIHLYVNRINYQGQAYNDSFIGKRSQQMAEKVAQEHKLETVKEVQMEKLINLKDIRAEIKRRHDIALKNFRPNTFERYQEAMRYNGVKVIPCINKAEKLQGFRFEFDKYNLKGSEIHRSMSMGNIAKQLDKNQQRYEEIGKQLAAKMIGKGLDAAGNLPLKIAKEVVKKTISKGMDLGM, from the coding sequence ATGATGATTGGAAAAGGAAAATCCATTAGCCACACCCGGGCCTCCATGACCTATGGATGGAACCAGGAAAAAGAAGCTCAGGTAGTTTTTAAACAGGAACTCATTGGGGAAACCCCTAAAGAAATAACAAAAGAGTTTCAAGCCATACAGGATCTAAATGAAAACTGTCAGAAAAATACTCTCTCCTTTGTCTTGAGTCCTACTATCGAAGATGGTCAAAAACTTAGTAACAAACAACTAAAGGAAATCTGTAAATCTTTTGTGGAGAAGATGAACCTGGGAGATCGTCAGTCCATAGCCTTTATTCACAAAGATAAGGAGCATAAGCATATTCATTTATATGTAAACCGAATCAATTACCAGGGGCAGGCCTATAACGATAGTTTTATTGGAAAGCGTAGTCAGCAGATGGCTGAAAAGGTTGCACAGGAACATAAACTGGAGACAGTAAAAGAGGTACAAATGGAGAAGCTAATTAATTTGAAAGATATCCGCGCAGAGATCAAAAGAAGACATGATATTGCTTTAAAAAATTTTCGACCTAACACCTTCGAAAGATACCAAGAGGCTATGCGCTACAATGGTGTTAAAGTGATCCCTTGTATCAATAAAGCAGAGAAGCTGCAAGGATTTCGTTTTGAATTTGATAAATACAATTTAAAAGGAAGTGAAATTCACAGGAGCATGAGCATGGGCAACATTGCAAAGCAACTGGATAAAAACCAGCAACGGTATGAAGAGATCGGAAAACAATTGGCGGCAAAAATGATTGGGAAGGGATTGGATGCTGCTGGGAATCTCCCACTCAAAATAGCCAAAGAGGTTGTCAAAAAAACAATATCAAAAGGGATGGATTTAGGAATGTAA
- the mbpA gene encoding mobilization protein MbpA: MKKKNDSQLNLFKLKIPFEETESPPKDPEDSGDNLSSEFSNSRCVSVDTILIAPDGRNEKKRFRGKGDLVKFRCSSFEKKLLLIKAKKSGLTLSEYCRRSAFGLEITERLSDDQIAIYKTLLQFHNNFKWIGNMFRKKDPRLSGAVYKLAEDIKSHLQKIV, encoded by the coding sequence ATGAAGAAAAAAAACGATTCCCAGCTTAATCTTTTCAAGCTTAAAATTCCTTTTGAAGAAACTGAAAGTCCACCCAAAGATCCTGAGGATTCAGGAGATAATTTATCGTCTGAATTCAGTAATTCAAGATGTGTGTCTGTGGACACAATCTTGATTGCTCCCGATGGTCGCAATGAAAAAAAGAGGTTTAGGGGGAAAGGTGATCTCGTTAAATTTCGATGCTCATCTTTTGAAAAGAAATTACTGCTGATCAAAGCTAAAAAGAGCGGATTAACCCTTAGCGAATATTGCAGAAGAAGTGCTTTCGGATTAGAAATAACCGAAAGGCTTTCTGATGATCAAATTGCTATCTATAAAACCCTGCTGCAATTCCATAACAACTTCAAGTGGATAGGAAATATGTTCCGTAAGAAAGATCCTCGTCTTTCAGGTGCGGTTTATAAACTGGCGGAAGATATCAAGTCTCACCTTCAAAAAATTGTATGA
- a CDS encoding outer membrane beta-barrel protein produces the protein MKNFLIIALILIQTIAFGQNAQKWRLGIETSIENLSIPRNNYGQKYIRTDESINGYSVKFDQKNYSIGLRAKYSLKEKLDLSSGISYSNKDFSGRYNCATCDFIGIFPETTIEQRFLTIPLSIEYLFLKGKFKPALEGGFENNFKLKNDIKKISNNYFLEAYLGVSINYALMEKWILNVGYNYQKSISHLYKTDESELRTNSFFLRISYLLKSR, from the coding sequence ATGAAAAATTTTTTGATAATAGCATTAATTTTAATTCAAACTATAGCCTTTGGTCAAAATGCTCAAAAATGGAGGCTTGGAATTGAGACATCGATCGAAAATTTGTCCATTCCGCGAAATAATTATGGACAAAAGTATATTAGGACAGATGAAAGTATAAATGGATATTCTGTCAAATTTGATCAAAAAAATTATAGTATTGGATTACGAGCTAAATATTCTCTTAAAGAAAAATTAGACCTATCATCAGGAATTTCATATTCAAATAAAGATTTCTCAGGAAGATATAACTGCGCTACCTGTGACTTTATAGGAATTTTCCCTGAGACAACTATAGAACAAAGGTTTTTAACTATTCCATTATCAATTGAATACCTATTTTTAAAAGGAAAATTTAAACCTGCTTTGGAAGGAGGATTCGAGAATAACTTTAAATTAAAAAATGATATAAAGAAAATTAGTAATAACTATTTTTTAGAAGCTTATTTAGGAGTTTCAATTAATTATGCTTTAATGGAGAAATGGATTTTAAATGTAGGTTATAATTATCAAAAATCTATTTCGCATCTCTATAAAACAGATGAAAGTGAGCTAAGAACAAATAGTTTCTTTTTACGAATTAGTTATTTATTAAAATCACGGTGA
- a CDS encoding class I SAM-dependent methyltransferase, translating to MQVTAELSSFILIFQEENISPSPTFIMEYENKSGKYYNKSRPEMQALLPKNASKILDVGCGEARMAEELKKKFSIEVWGIEFMESEASIAAQKLDYVINDTIENSMKKLPDNYFDTIFFNDVLEHLANPNEVLKNIRSKLTKDGKIISSIPNVRYHKVFQQYLFKKNWKYERAGVMDFTHLRFFTSKSIKKLFEDAGYEIQYHKGINKTKSLMPYIYNIFLFSTAIDMFYVQFATIARKATK from the coding sequence TTGCAGGTAACAGCGGAACTTTCCTCTTTTATATTAATCTTTCAGGAAGAAAACATCTCTCCAAGTCCCACTTTTATTATGGAATATGAAAATAAATCAGGTAAATATTACAACAAAAGCCGGCCGGAAATGCAGGCGTTACTTCCAAAAAATGCGAGCAAAATTTTAGATGTAGGCTGTGGTGAAGCCAGAATGGCTGAGGAATTAAAGAAAAAATTTAGCATTGAAGTTTGGGGAATTGAATTTATGGAATCAGAGGCCAGTATCGCAGCTCAGAAATTAGATTATGTAATTAATGATACCATTGAAAATAGTATGAAAAAACTTCCTGATAATTATTTTGATACAATATTTTTTAATGATGTTCTAGAGCATTTAGCAAACCCTAATGAAGTTTTAAAAAATATCAGATCAAAATTGACTAAAGATGGGAAGATAATTAGTTCTATCCCTAATGTACGATACCATAAAGTCTTTCAACAATATCTCTTTAAAAAAAATTGGAAGTATGAACGTGCTGGAGTTATGGATTTTACTCATCTACGTTTTTTCACCTCTAAATCTATAAAAAAATTATTCGAAGATGCGGGTTATGAAATCCAGTATCATAAAGGAATTAATAAGACTAAATCTTTAATGCCTTATATTTATAATATATTCCTCTTTTCGACTGCAATAGATATGTTCTATGTTCAATTCGCAACCATCGCAAGGAAAGCGACAAAGTAA
- a CDS encoding DUF892 family protein — translation MNQLKEVLIFQLNYLNTLEKGMQESVPSLLKQVTNQNLRSIIEEVRENSKDHQNEIQDLIQSLGSDVASYSNSILECLLQEAHHKCRKENSSLKNIHIFNFFFYAISHKIAAFDIAKEQSRDLNINDASIALMNILDDAVLIQEELKQVRATNLHWIIN, via the coding sequence ATGAATCAATTAAAAGAAGTTTTAATATTTCAGCTTAATTATTTGAATACATTAGAAAAAGGGATGCAAGAATCTGTACCTTCTTTGTTGAAACAGGTTACCAACCAAAATTTGCGTTCTATTATTGAAGAAGTACGGGAGAATTCTAAAGACCATCAAAATGAAATTCAAGATTTAATCCAATCCTTGGGTTCGGACGTTGCATCTTATTCTAACTCTATTCTAGAATGTTTACTTCAAGAAGCTCATCATAAATGTAGAAAGGAGAATAGCTCATTAAAAAACATTCATATATTTAACTTTTTTTTCTATGCTATTTCTCATAAAATTGCAGCCTTTGATATAGCAAAAGAACAATCCAGAGACCTTAATATCAATGACGCCTCCATTGCACTAATGAACATTCTTGATGACGCAGTTTTAATCCAGGAAGAATTAAAACAGGTAAGAGCTACTAATCTTCATTGGATAATAAATTAA
- a CDS encoding COG2426 family protein has protein sequence MRNDILLEEAFIAILWSLSPLGEAKVGIPMALLRGIDPIFTLISCFIANALVFPLMMFFLDKINKPLFKWRPYKRSAIFVAKRAKKGAGKGIKKYGFIGLIFFVMLPIPGTGVYAGTIASYLFGIHRQKAFLANTIGIFISCVLVWSSALFLNN, from the coding sequence ATGAGAAACGACATCCTTTTAGAGGAAGCCTTTATAGCTATCTTATGGAGCCTATCTCCTCTAGGAGAGGCCAAAGTTGGTATTCCTATGGCTTTATTACGTGGCATTGATCCAATTTTCACCTTGATTTCATGTTTCATCGCCAATGCCCTTGTTTTTCCTCTAATGATGTTTTTTTTAGATAAGATAAATAAACCATTATTCAAGTGGCGACCTTATAAAAGGTCTGCAATTTTTGTTGCCAAGCGAGCAAAAAAAGGGGCTGGAAAAGGAATTAAAAAATATGGTTTTATTGGCCTGATTTTTTTCGTAATGCTTCCTATTCCTGGTACTGGGGTATATGCGGGCACAATTGCTTCCTATTTATTTGGAATACACAGACAAAAAGCCTTTTTAGCTAATACTATAGGAATATTCATATCTTGTGTTTTAGTTTGGTCCTCTGCCCTTTTCTTGAACAATTAA
- a CDS encoding TerC family protein: MEIFLQPDTWIALLTLTFLEIVLGIDNIIFISLVAGKVPKENQKKARLGGLSIALVMRILLLLSITWIIGLTKPVLTLINFELSWRDIILISGGIFLLIKSTLEIHHKVEAKDQENSTKIGSSLSFSSAIIQIVLLDIVFSFDSILTAVGLTDKLILMIIAVIIAIIVMMIFAKPVGEFVNQHPTIQILALSFLILIGVMLIVEGAHYHVPKGYIYFAVFFSLAIEMLNMRYRKKNT; encoded by the coding sequence ATGGAAATATTTCTACAACCTGATACTTGGATCGCTTTACTCACACTCACATTTCTTGAAATAGTTCTAGGTATCGACAATATAATTTTTATTTCCCTTGTTGCTGGAAAAGTCCCCAAAGAAAATCAGAAGAAAGCGCGTTTGGGAGGCTTATCGATTGCTCTTGTAATGAGAATTTTACTTCTTTTAAGTATCACGTGGATTATCGGTTTGACTAAACCAGTATTAACTCTTATAAATTTTGAACTGAGTTGGCGAGATATAATTTTAATATCAGGTGGAATATTTTTATTGATTAAAAGTACTTTAGAAATTCATCATAAGGTGGAAGCAAAAGATCAGGAAAATTCTACTAAGATAGGTTCTTCTCTGTCCTTTTCTTCAGCGATTATTCAAATTGTTCTTTTAGATATTGTTTTTTCCTTTGATTCCATACTTACAGCCGTGGGGCTCACAGATAAACTTATATTGATGATTATCGCAGTTATAATAGCAATTATTGTAATGATGATATTTGCCAAACCAGTCGGAGAATTTGTAAACCAACATCCTACCATTCAAATATTAGCGTTGTCATTTCTAATTTTAATAGGAGTTATGCTAATCGTTGAAGGTGCTCACTACCATGTCCCTAAGGGATATATCTATTTTGCCGTATTTTTTTCATTGGCCATTGAAATGTTGAATATGAGATATAGAAAGAAAAACACATGA
- a CDS encoding SUMF1/EgtB/PvdO family nonheme iron enzyme, with product MVKSRLFLKIFLSASSILFFSCNTLSGRESDSRATGWKINDEDGGFQYNNENYDPLETPPGMVYIEGGTFTMGRVQDDPLHEWNNGPTQQTVRSFYMDETEVTNRMYLEYLDWLKKVFPPENPRYKNIYKSALPDTLVWRNRLGYAEHLVNNYLRHPAYSDYPVVGVSWIQAVEFSRWRTDRLNELMLDRKGYLEHKQRMDYAKGFSFDTDTYINAPSKAIKSLQGEEVDYATLTDGVLYPQYRLPTEAEWEYAAKSLVGIREYNSFKGRKMYPWNGRTTDNLFTGNGPSHLANFKQGDGDYGGIAGWNEDEAAITAPVKSFSPNAFGLYNMAGNVAEWVADVYRPTIMDNYNDFNYFRGNVYKKKVQKNGSYEIVSNEQIPYDTLITGEIFAMQLPGEILKKNVDSSDTYMRINYSRADNRNYLSGDKRSTRFYQDFQKINSPSKRMYDSPLYDKQIKSTRNVLDRTTLINNEVRVVKGGSWKDRAYWLDPSQRRFYHQDLGADYIGFRNAMSYLGPKKNLKTVSN from the coding sequence ATGGTTAAGTCAAGATTGTTTTTGAAAATTTTTTTGTCCGCATCGTCAATTCTTTTTTTTAGCTGTAATACCCTAAGTGGACGCGAAAGTGACTCAAGGGCAACCGGATGGAAAATTAATGATGAAGATGGAGGTTTTCAATATAATAATGAAAATTATGATCCGTTGGAAACGCCGCCAGGAATGGTTTATATTGAGGGAGGCACCTTTACTATGGGAAGGGTGCAAGATGATCCTCTTCACGAATGGAATAATGGCCCTACACAACAAACCGTTCGATCTTTTTATATGGATGAAACGGAGGTAACAAACCGGATGTATCTAGAATATCTTGATTGGTTAAAAAAAGTTTTCCCCCCTGAAAATCCTCGATATAAAAATATTTATAAAAGTGCGTTACCTGACACTTTAGTCTGGAGAAATAGGCTTGGCTATGCTGAGCATCTTGTAAATAATTATTTAAGACATCCAGCATATTCCGATTATCCTGTTGTAGGTGTTAGTTGGATTCAGGCAGTAGAATTTAGTCGATGGAGGACTGATAGATTGAACGAATTGATGCTGGACAGGAAAGGTTATCTAGAACATAAACAGCGAATGGATTATGCCAAAGGATTCAGTTTTGATACTGATACTTATATTAATGCACCTTCTAAAGCGATTAAAAGCCTGCAGGGTGAAGAAGTTGATTATGCTACGTTAACCGATGGTGTATTATACCCTCAGTACCGGCTACCCACAGAAGCAGAATGGGAATATGCAGCAAAGAGTCTCGTTGGAATTAGGGAATACAATTCATTTAAGGGAAGAAAAATGTATCCCTGGAATGGCAGGACTACAGATAACCTTTTCACTGGGAACGGACCTAGCCATTTGGCCAATTTTAAACAAGGTGATGGTGATTATGGCGGTATTGCCGGCTGGAATGAAGATGAAGCAGCAATTACAGCTCCGGTGAAATCATTTTCTCCAAATGCCTTTGGTCTTTATAATATGGCTGGAAATGTTGCCGAATGGGTAGCAGATGTCTATAGGCCAACCATCATGGATAACTACAATGATTTTAATTACTTTAGGGGAAATGTATATAAAAAGAAAGTTCAGAAAAATGGCTCCTATGAAATAGTTAGTAATGAGCAAATACCCTATGATACATTAATTACAGGAGAAATCTTTGCTATGCAGCTTCCGGGTGAAATTTTAAAAAAGAATGTAGATTCTTCCGATACCTATATGCGCATTAATTATTCTCGTGCTGATAATAGGAATTACTTAAGCGGTGATAAAAGATCCACTCGATTTTATCAGGATTTCCAAAAAATAAACAGTCCTTCAAAGAGGATGTATGATTCGCCTTTATATGATAAGCAAATTAAAAGCACTCGAAATGTGCTAGACAGAACTACTTTAATCAATAATGAAGTAAGGGTTGTAAAAGGGGGAAGTTGGAAAGACAGAGCTTATTGGTTAGATCCTTCTCAACGACGGTTTTACCATCAGGATTTAGGTGCAGATTATATAGGTTTTAGAAATGCAATGAGCTACTTAGGTCCAAAAAAGAACCTTAAAACTGTGTCCAATTAG
- a CDS encoding site-specific integrase gives MSSISATLRKKSNKSGEFPIAIRITRNRRTTYLYTGQYIEKLYWDERRSRVKKSHPNALRLNHLILSKLHEANEKLLENESIKRKLSVGKLKEAIRRENNSDFKSMAAIYLNNIKSRKKINQYKTEKNRVEQFLNFAGNGIEFHEIDVPLLKSFASYLQFKKHRAKRTVVNFMICIRAIYNLALSANKADRNDYPFGKGKYQIKIPEAKKIGLTVEELRKLENATGLNEANRHTLNVWLLSFYFAGVRITDIIQLKWTDLKDGRLYYRMKKNDKLVSLQIPIKAQEILESYKKVRSEESELVFPELRGVDLTDDILVRIRIKTITRNFNRQLGRIAKQLEIDKKLTMHIARHSFGNISGDKIPIQMLQKLYRHSSVTTTMMYQSNFMTQETDKALNSVLNF, from the coding sequence ATGTCTTCTATAAGTGCTACTCTCCGTAAAAAATCGAACAAATCAGGTGAATTTCCAATCGCAATTCGAATTACCCGGAATAGGCGCACGACCTACTTATATACTGGTCAATATATTGAAAAGTTGTACTGGGATGAAAGGAGGTCTCGTGTAAAAAAATCTCATCCAAATGCATTGAGGTTAAACCATCTCATTTTAAGCAAATTACATGAAGCAAATGAAAAGCTTCTTGAGAATGAATCAATTAAAAGAAAATTATCGGTAGGAAAGCTTAAGGAGGCTATCAGGAGGGAAAATAATAGTGACTTTAAAAGCATGGCAGCTATTTATTTAAATAATATAAAATCCAGGAAAAAGATAAATCAATATAAAACCGAGAAGAACAGAGTAGAGCAATTTTTAAATTTTGCCGGGAACGGAATTGAATTTCATGAGATCGATGTTCCATTGCTAAAGAGTTTTGCTTCTTATCTTCAATTCAAAAAGCATAGGGCAAAAAGAACTGTGGTCAATTTTATGATCTGTATTAGAGCTATATATAATCTAGCATTATCAGCGAATAAGGCGGATCGAAATGATTATCCATTCGGAAAGGGGAAATATCAAATCAAAATTCCTGAAGCTAAAAAAATAGGACTAACAGTTGAGGAACTTAGAAAATTAGAGAATGCCACAGGTTTAAATGAGGCTAATCGGCATACACTTAACGTTTGGTTGCTGAGCTTTTATTTTGCTGGGGTTCGTATTACTGACATTATCCAGTTGAAATGGACTGATTTAAAAGATGGAAGGCTGTATTACCGTATGAAGAAGAATGACAAATTAGTCTCCCTTCAAATTCCAATCAAAGCACAGGAGATTCTGGAATCCTATAAAAAGGTTAGAAGCGAAGAAAGTGAACTTGTTTTTCCTGAATTAAGAGGAGTTGATCTTACAGATGACATTCTTGTTAGGATTAGAATTAAAACCATCACCCGAAATTTCAACCGGCAATTGGGCCGAATAGCTAAACAACTAGAAATTGATAAAAAGCTGACTATGCATATTGCGCGGCACAGCTTTGGAAATATTTCAGGAGATAAAATTCCTATCCAGATGCTTCAAAAATTGTATCGCCATTCTTCTGTTACAACGACTATGATGTACCAATCAAATTTTATGACCCAGGAAACGGATAAGGCTTTAAATAGTGTTTTGAACTTCTAA